One genomic segment of Lampris incognitus isolate fLamInc1 chromosome 2, fLamInc1.hap2, whole genome shotgun sequence includes these proteins:
- the dhh gene encoding desert hedgehog protein translates to MIWNGPRPDPHSNAITCPGLGCHCSHCGPLIPGTPNSPPMKQTWWARLVRLGLLAVCTCTWLVQGCGPGPGYGIRSRPRKLVAMHYKQFVPNFSESNLGASGRAEGKITRNSERFNELVCNYNTDIVFKDEENTNADRFMTKRCKECLNRLAIAVMNQWPGVHLRVTEAWDEDGHHPPDSLHYEGRAVDITTDDRKTEKYGLLAQLAVEAGFDWVHYESKYHVHCSVKADHAVTVEKGGCFPGWARVSIAGGGQKTLLSLSPGDRVMALSGTGRIVFSKVLLFLHRDQESRSTFLILETEDGHRLALTPHHLLFLAHHYKLHYSEYQVQFASKAQRGDYVLIHGSGGQVQPSKINSVSVEEDVGVYAPLTEDGTLFVDGVLVSSYALIEDHILAHWAFGPLRLLSSVNQILWGESAEEWQSIEAETHTETPSQSSTWVLGKVGLYVNNNTSNNRGNLTLSRTMDIEVTHSLQRRVSTVHWYARLLYSFACIFLDLK, encoded by the exons atgaTCTGGAATGGACCAAGACCTGACCCTCATTCAAATGCTATCACGTGCCCGGGACTGGGCTGTCACTGTAGCCACTGTGGGCCATTGATTCCTGGGACCCCGAACTCTCCCCCAATGAAGCAGACCTGGTGGGCCCGTCTGGTACGGCTTGGACTGCTtgctgtgtgcacgtgcacatggcTGGTCCAGGGATGCGGGCCAGGCCCTGGGTATGGCATTCGATCCAGGCCCAGGAAACTCGTAGCCATGCACTACAAGCAGTTTGTCCCCAACTTCTCAGAGAGCAATCTTGGGGCCAGTGGAAGAGCAGAGGGCAAGATCACACGTAACTCGGAGCGCTTCAACGAACTTGTGTGTAACTACAACACAGACATTGTCTTCAAAGATGAGGAGAACACCAACGCAGACCGCTTCATGACTAAG CGGTGCAAGGAGTGTCTAAACAGGCTGGCTATTGCAGTTATGAACCAGTGGCCAGGGGTACACCTGCGAGTGACGGAGGCCTGGGATGAAGACGGCCACCACCCGCCCGACTCCCTGCACTATGAGGGCAGGGCTGTGGACATAACCAccgatgacagaaaaacagagaagTACGGTCTGCTAGCTCAACTTGCTGTGGAAGCTGGCTTTGACTGGGTGCACTATGAGTCCAAGTACCATGTCCACTGCTCTGTGAAAGCAG ATCATGCAGTGACAGTGGAGAAAGGTGGTTGTTTCCCAGGCTGGGCCCGGGTAAGTATTGCTGGAGGGGGGCAAAAGACTCTGTTGTCACTGTCCCCTGGGGACAGAGTCATGGCCCTGTCTGGGACAGGTCGCATAGTATTCAGCAAAGTCCTTCTGTTTCTGCACCGAGATCAGGAAAGCAGGTCTACCTTCCTTATTCTGGAGACAGAGGATGGACACAGACTGGCCCTTACTCCTCATCACTTGCTCTTTCTCGCCCACCATTACAAACTCCACTACAGTGAGTACCAGGTTCAGTTTGCTAGCAAAGCCCAGAGAGGGGACTATGTTCTCATTCATGGATCAGGAGGTCAGGTACAACCATCTAAAATCAACTCAGTTTCCGTGGAGGAGGATGTGGGAGTCTATGCGCCGTTGACAGAAGATGGGACCTTGTTTGTTGATGGGGTGCTGGTATCCAGCTATGCATTGATAGAGGACCACATACTTGCTCACTGGGCATTTGGACCACTTCGCCTTCTTTCTTCAGTAAACCAAATCCTTTGGGGAGAGAGTGCGGAGGAATGGCAGAGTATTGAAGCTGAGACCCACACTGAGACTCCATCACAAAGCAGCACTTGGGTCCTTGGTAAAGTAGGTTTGTATGTGAATAATAACACATCAAACAATCGAGGCAATTTGACTTTATCACGAACGATGGACATCGAGGTGACGCACTCTTTGCAAAGACGAGTATCAACTGTGCACTGGTATGCTAGATTGCTGTACAGTTTTGCATGTATATTTCTAGACCTGAAGTAA